In Candidatus Bathyarchaeia archaeon, the following are encoded in one genomic region:
- a CDS encoding CoA-transferase, with the protein MKKKYAKLGEFTTLELMAVCGARAIKNGEVVFIGTGLPMIAAMLAKRTHAPNAKIVYEAGFIDSNAIDIALSIADSRLGYRASGAIGLIETLGLMLQGGHVDVGFVGAAQIDEYGNINTTYIGPFEKPNVRLPGSGGGNDIVSSAKRIVIIMTHEKRKMVKKLDYMTSPGFINGPGAREKAGLRGGGPSLVVTNLCQMDFDPQTKRVRLAAVHPGVSVKQVLENSGFDLIVPKEVPTTELPTYEELKLLREIDPQGIYIPRNKA; encoded by the coding sequence ATGAAGAAAAAATACGCAAAACTCGGCGAATTCACAACGTTAGAGCTCATGGCTGTTTGCGGAGCAAGAGCAATAAAAAACGGCGAAGTCGTCTTCATAGGCACCGGACTGCCAATGATAGCTGCAATGCTAGCAAAACGGACACACGCGCCAAACGCAAAAATAGTTTACGAAGCCGGATTCATCGACTCAAACGCCATAGACATCGCACTATCAATAGCTGACTCAAGACTAGGCTACCGCGCATCAGGCGCAATCGGATTAATCGAAACATTAGGCTTAATGCTACAAGGCGGACACGTGGATGTTGGTTTCGTAGGCGCAGCACAAATCGACGAATACGGAAACATAAACACCACATACATAGGACCATTCGAAAAACCAAACGTTAGACTACCAGGCAGCGGCGGAGGAAACGACATAGTCTCATCAGCCAAACGCATAGTAATCATAATGACGCATGAAAAAAGAAAAATGGTGAAAAAACTCGATTACATGACAAGCCCAGGCTTCATAAACGGACCAGGCGCCAGAGAAAAAGCTGGATTACGCGGTGGCGGTCCATCGCTTGTTGTTACTAATCTTTGTCAGATGGACTTTGACCCGCAGACTAAAAGAGTCAGATTGGCTGCGGTTCATCCAGGCGTTTCAGTGAAACAAGTGCTGGAAAACAGCGGCTTCGACTTAATAGTGCCAAAAGAAGTGCCGACAACGGAACTGCCAACTTATGAAGAGCTTAAGCTTCTTAGGGAAATAGACCCTCAAGGCATTTACATACCGAGAAATAAAGCTTAG
- a CDS encoding acetoacetate--CoA ligase — protein sequence MGKLLWKPSAERIEKANMTKFIDFVNKKYSLKISSYFQLYNWSIENIPDFWAAMWEFGKVICSRKYEKVVDDLNKFPGAKWFVGARLNFAENLLRYRDNHTAFIFKGENGKTAKITYAELYNKVARLAKSLREIGVAPEDRVVAYMPNLIETATAMLAATSVGAVWASCGAELGASAVLDRLGQIAPKVLFTADGYWYKGKTFSILANVEKIAGQIPSLEKVVVASFTEDKPDISSIPHSAYYEDFLSKEKRPEIRFEQLPSDHPVYIMFSSGTTGKPKCMVQGAGGILINHLKELMLHTDLKREDIIMYITSCSWMMWNWLLSSLAVGATIVLYDGNPCYPNADAMWRLVQDEQITIFGCSASYINFLRSQNVQPCKNYDLSSLREISQTGSPLSAEGFEYVYEAIKKDLHFNSIAGGTDINGCFTAGSPTLPVYAGELQAPALGMKIKAYDEKGNAVVDKQGELVCEAPAPSMPLYFWNDPTNEKYLDAYFRFYPNKNVWRHGDFIIIHGDTGGVTHCGRSDAVLKPSGVRIGTAEIYNIVEKLPEIADSLAVGQEWKGDQRIILFVKIAPGYRLTEALKDKIKKSLRENASPRHVPALIIEAPDIPYTFNMKKVEIAVWNIIHGKPVINREALVNPESLDYFEKILPELQKE from the coding sequence ATGGGAAAACTGCTTTGGAAACCTTCTGCGGAACGCATAGAAAAGGCGAATATGACCAAGTTTATTGATTTCGTTAACAAGAAGTACTCTTTGAAGATAAGTTCTTACTTTCAACTTTACAACTGGTCAATCGAGAACATACCAGATTTTTGGGCCGCCATGTGGGAGTTCGGTAAGGTCATATGTTCACGCAAATACGAAAAAGTCGTTGACGACTTAAACAAGTTTCCTGGAGCAAAATGGTTTGTTGGAGCAAGGCTGAATTTTGCGGAAAACCTTCTAAGATACAGAGACAACCACACTGCTTTCATATTCAAGGGCGAAAACGGGAAAACAGCTAAAATAACCTATGCAGAATTATACAATAAAGTTGCTCGTCTTGCCAAATCACTACGAGAGATAGGCGTTGCTCCGGAAGACCGCGTGGTTGCCTACATGCCAAATTTAATCGAAACAGCTACTGCAATGCTTGCTGCAACAAGCGTCGGTGCAGTGTGGGCTTCATGTGGTGCAGAGTTAGGCGCCTCAGCAGTGCTGGACCGTTTGGGTCAAATTGCGCCTAAGGTTTTGTTTACGGCTGATGGGTACTGGTATAAAGGAAAAACCTTCAGCATTTTGGCTAATGTGGAAAAAATCGCTGGGCAGATTCCTTCGCTAGAAAAGGTTGTTGTTGCCTCGTTCACGGAAGATAAGCCAGACATCAGCAGCATTCCTCACTCTGCATATTACGAGGACTTCTTGTCGAAGGAGAAGCGTCCAGAAATTAGGTTTGAGCAGTTGCCTTCTGACCATCCCGTGTACATTATGTTTTCTTCTGGAACAACTGGCAAGCCAAAATGTATGGTGCAAGGAGCAGGCGGAATCCTCATTAACCATTTAAAAGAGCTTATGCTTCACACAGATTTGAAACGTGAAGACATAATCATGTATATTACAAGTTGTAGTTGGATGATGTGGAACTGGCTTTTGAGCTCTTTAGCTGTGGGAGCCACCATAGTTTTGTATGACGGGAACCCCTGCTATCCAAACGCTGATGCCATGTGGCGGTTAGTTCAAGATGAGCAGATAACCATTTTTGGCTGCAGCGCAAGCTACATAAACTTTCTAAGAAGCCAAAACGTTCAGCCATGCAAAAACTATGATTTGTCTTCGCTTCGGGAAATTTCCCAGACTGGCTCGCCATTGTCAGCAGAAGGGTTCGAGTACGTTTACGAAGCAATCAAAAAGGATTTGCATTTTAATTCGATAGCCGGCGGCACAGACATCAACGGTTGTTTCACAGCTGGAAGCCCAACCCTTCCAGTATACGCTGGTGAACTGCAAGCTCCAGCGTTAGGGATGAAAATTAAGGCTTATGACGAAAAGGGCAATGCCGTGGTTGATAAGCAGGGGGAGCTTGTTTGCGAAGCACCAGCGCCTTCAATGCCGCTTTATTTCTGGAACGACCCAACCAACGAGAAGTATCTGGATGCATACTTCAGATTTTATCCGAATAAGAACGTGTGGCGGCACGGTGACTTCATAATCATCCACGGCGACACGGGCGGCGTAACTCACTGCGGACGCTCTGATGCTGTTTTAAAGCCTTCTGGAGTGCGCATAGGTACGGCTGAAATTTATAACATAGTGGAGAAACTGCCAGAAATCGCTGACAGTCTAGCCGTGGGGCAGGAATGGAAGGGAGACCAGCGCATAATCCTATTCGTTAAAATTGCCCCGGGATATCGCCTAACAGAGGCTTTGAAAGATAAGATTAAGAAAAGCCTGCGGGAAAATGCTTCTCCACGACACGTGCCAGCTTTAATAATTGAAGCGCCAGACATTCCTTACACTTTTAACATGAAAAAAGTTGAGATTGCCGTTTGGAACATAATTCATGGCAAGCCTGTCATAAATCGAGAGGCTTTGGTTAATCCGGAATCTCTTGATTATTTTGAGAAGATTCTTCCGGAGCTTCAGAAAGAATAG
- a CDS encoding DUF5518 domain-containing protein, with protein sequence MGNNSGSLWLGAFAGFVVIVAIGWALPIIGHFIGGLVAGLIAKGVWKGVLAGFLAGILGGLIIAVLIAIGLVALGGLLGGLLGGFIGFLLGLLVAVAAVILGIFGAIIAAIGGLIGGALAG encoded by the coding sequence TTGGGAAATAATTCTGGTAGTTTGTGGCTTGGAGCTTTTGCAGGCTTTGTGGTCATCGTTGCTATTGGGTGGGCGCTTCCGATAATTGGTCATTTTATTGGCGGATTAGTTGCTGGGCTGATAGCTAAGGGCGTGTGGAAAGGTGTTTTGGCTGGTTTCCTCGCTGGAATTTTGGGAGGGCTCATAATTGCTGTGCTTATAGCTATTGGATTGGTTGCTTTAGGCGGGCTTTTGGGCGGATTGCTTGGTGGGTTTATAGGCTTCTTGTTAGGGTTGCTTGTGGCGGTTGCAGCGGTTATTCTCGGCATTTTTGGAGCGATAATAGCTGCTATTGGTGGACTTATAGGCGGAGCATTAGCAGGATAA
- a CDS encoding CoA-transferase, producing MEAAAEDKRITLKEAVKLVPDGAHLFWGGFGFQRPPMAFAHELVRQKKRNLTIYTCGSEMDIDILSGAYVVSHFELAFFAIEGIGLAPNIQRRVREGAIQIEDYTNLAMALRFFGGALGVPFMPLKSMLGTDLLAKKRFRPKKAEVITCPFTGEKVVLVPSVHPDFSIVHVSRVDREGNAQIDGIKGEDIEGARAGKKLIVMAEEIVDTEFIRSQPDQTVIPNIYVTHVVECPWGSYPMMVYNYYDYDMEHIRMYYEQCKTEEGWQKYCNEYITSVDDHKEFLRKIGNEKLQKLKAKRPLPY from the coding sequence GTGGAAGCAGCCGCAGAAGACAAACGAATAACTCTGAAGGAAGCAGTAAAGCTTGTTCCAGACGGCGCGCATTTGTTCTGGGGAGGCTTCGGCTTTCAACGTCCTCCCATGGCTTTTGCACATGAACTTGTGAGACAGAAAAAGCGCAACCTTACAATCTACACTTGCGGTTCCGAAATGGACATTGACATACTCTCTGGCGCCTACGTGGTTTCACACTTTGAACTAGCATTTTTTGCCATTGAAGGCATAGGTTTAGCACCAAATATTCAGCGAAGAGTCCGCGAAGGCGCAATTCAAATTGAAGATTACACAAATTTGGCTATGGCTCTGCGTTTCTTTGGCGGAGCATTAGGCGTTCCCTTCATGCCTTTGAAAAGCATGTTAGGCACAGATTTGCTTGCAAAAAAGAGATTTAGACCCAAAAAGGCAGAAGTAATCACTTGCCCCTTCACTGGCGAGAAAGTCGTGTTGGTTCCTTCCGTCCATCCAGACTTCAGCATAGTCCATGTTTCACGTGTTGACCGTGAAGGCAATGCTCAGATAGACGGCATAAAAGGCGAAGACATAGAAGGCGCAAGAGCCGGCAAAAAACTAATTGTTATGGCTGAAGAAATCGTTGACACAGAATTTATCCGCTCTCAACCAGACCAAACAGTCATACCAAACATTTACGTTACGCATGTTGTTGAATGTCCATGGGGCTCGTATCCAATGATGGTTTACAATTATTACGATTACGACATGGAGCACATCCGCATGTACTACGAGCAATGCAAAACAGAAGAAGGCTGGCAAAAATACTGCAATGAATACATAACAAGCGTAGACGACCATAAGGAATTCCTAAGAAAAATCGGAAACGAAAAACTACAAAAACTCAAAGCCAAAAGACCGCTTCCATACTAG
- a CDS encoding acyl-CoA dehydrogenase family protein yields MNFDLTAEQKMIVEAACDIARDFGPEYWREKDKKHEFPEDFWKSLVEAGFPGIVIPEKYGGGGMGMFEMILAMETLASEGCGLAGEWFLCLSSVFGGLSIVKHGNEAQKQKYLPQIAKGMEFCLALTEPDAGTNTLNISTTAKLEGEEYVVNGQKMFISGADRAKGMLLVTRTTPVDKVAKRTLGLSLFVVDLPNPAVEIIPIEKHGINYSKTFEMYISDLRVSKDCLLGEVDKGWYFVLDTLNPERMSFSAAACGIGLLAIKKAVDYAKERKVFDAPIGSHQAVQFPLADAKAKIEAARLLNYKAAWLYDKGQECGAEANMAKVAAVDAGISAVYHAMQTFGGYGYAVEYDVERWWREVNLIRLAPVTHQMALAFIGQHVLGLPKSY; encoded by the coding sequence TTGAATTTTGACTTAACAGCCGAGCAGAAAATGATTGTTGAAGCAGCATGCGATATTGCGCGGGATTTTGGTCCTGAATATTGGCGTGAGAAGGACAAGAAGCACGAGTTTCCAGAGGATTTCTGGAAGAGTTTAGTTGAAGCGGGCTTTCCGGGCATTGTGATTCCTGAAAAGTATGGTGGCGGTGGCATGGGCATGTTTGAGATGATTTTGGCTATGGAAACTTTGGCTTCTGAAGGTTGCGGGTTAGCTGGTGAATGGTTTTTGTGTTTAAGCTCTGTTTTCGGTGGTTTATCAATAGTTAAACATGGTAATGAGGCGCAGAAGCAGAAGTATTTGCCGCAAATTGCTAAAGGAATGGAGTTTTGTTTGGCTTTAACGGAGCCTGATGCTGGAACGAACACTTTGAACATTAGCACCACAGCCAAACTTGAAGGGGAAGAATACGTGGTTAATGGTCAGAAAATGTTTATTTCTGGTGCTGACAGAGCTAAGGGAATGTTGCTTGTGACGAGAACCACGCCTGTGGACAAGGTTGCCAAGCGCACTTTGGGTTTAAGCCTTTTTGTTGTGGATTTGCCTAATCCTGCTGTGGAGATTATCCCGATAGAGAAGCATGGAATTAACTATTCGAAGACTTTTGAAATGTATATTAGTGACCTTAGAGTGTCTAAGGATTGTCTTTTAGGCGAGGTGGATAAGGGGTGGTATTTTGTTTTGGACACGCTTAATCCGGAGAGGATGAGTTTTTCTGCTGCTGCTTGCGGTATTGGGCTTTTGGCGATTAAGAAAGCGGTTGATTACGCGAAAGAGCGTAAAGTTTTTGACGCGCCTATTGGTTCGCATCAGGCTGTTCAGTTTCCGCTTGCTGATGCTAAGGCAAAGATTGAAGCGGCGCGTTTGCTGAATTATAAGGCGGCTTGGCTTTATGATAAGGGACAAGAATGCGGCGCTGAGGCGAACATGGCTAAGGTTGCTGCTGTAGATGCGGGAATTAGTGCTGTTTATCATGCGATGCAGACTTTTGGCGGTTATGGCTATGCGGTGGAGTACGATGTTGAGCGGTGGTGGCGTGAAGTAAACTTGATACGCTTAGCGCCTGTCACGCATCAGATGGCTTTAGCATTTATTGGACAGCACGTGTTAGGCTTGCCGAAGTCCTATTGA
- the aksA gene encoding homoaconitate hydratase (in Methanococcus jannaschii this protein catalyzes the condensation of alpha-ketoglutarate and acetyl-CoA to form trans-homoaconitate; functions in alphaketosuberate synthesis which is a precursor in coenzyme B and biotin synthesis), protein MRKTIFKKLEAQGLIANYNHYRKNLPPKLPERVFIWDETLREGVQTPTVYLTYVEKVKLAKMLDEMGVALITVGFPAISEEEKGDVRKIANESFQQARLAASARIIKSDIDACLECGIRELMIFTPFNGLNLQYRLKMTKEQVLQKTSESIEYAKKHGATVNFVLEDATRTPIEEIIQIFETAIKAGASRLVIADTVGFLRPLSMRYLISHIREELLQKTKKEIPLSIHCHNDFGLATANTLAAVEEGIAYVHTCIAGFGERAGVAPFEEVVAALELLYDIDTGVDMKKLYRLSQLAEKSFALPIQYHKPIVGDNAFSYEVDEHIHGMLAHPLIYEPFPPEIIERGITFFFGRQTGRQTVESRLASAGIKATPWQIDEIVRRVRTMQESMDKGGAQMTFYQIKKLMRELRKGLTEEEFWRITEQITKQKPKLPTPT, encoded by the coding sequence ATGAGAAAGACAATATTCAAAAAACTTGAAGCGCAAGGACTAATAGCAAACTACAACCATTACAGAAAAAACCTGCCTCCGAAACTTCCAGAAAGAGTCTTCATCTGGGACGAAACCCTGAGAGAAGGCGTCCAAACACCCACAGTATATCTAACATACGTTGAAAAGGTTAAACTCGCCAAAATGCTGGATGAAATGGGCGTAGCCCTTATAACCGTTGGGTTTCCCGCAATCTCTGAAGAAGAAAAAGGCGACGTTAGAAAAATCGCAAACGAAAGCTTCCAACAAGCACGCCTCGCAGCATCTGCACGCATAATAAAAAGCGACATAGACGCTTGCCTAGAATGCGGAATAAGAGAGCTTATGATATTCACGCCTTTCAACGGGCTGAACCTTCAATACAGACTAAAAATGACAAAAGAACAAGTGCTACAGAAAACTAGCGAATCAATAGAATACGCAAAAAAACACGGCGCAACCGTAAACTTTGTTTTAGAAGACGCAACAAGAACACCAATAGAAGAGATTATACAAATCTTCGAAACCGCAATAAAAGCAGGAGCAAGCCGCCTAGTAATAGCTGACACTGTGGGCTTTCTAAGACCCCTATCAATGCGCTATCTGATTTCGCACATAAGAGAGGAACTTCTACAAAAAACCAAGAAGGAAATCCCACTTTCCATTCACTGCCACAACGACTTCGGCTTAGCCACAGCAAACACCCTAGCAGCAGTTGAGGAAGGCATAGCATACGTTCACACGTGCATTGCAGGGTTTGGAGAAAGAGCCGGAGTCGCACCATTCGAAGAAGTAGTTGCCGCATTAGAACTGCTCTACGACATAGACACGGGCGTGGACATGAAAAAACTTTACAGACTCTCGCAGTTAGCCGAAAAAAGCTTCGCATTGCCAATACAATATCACAAGCCAATAGTAGGTGACAACGCATTCTCATACGAAGTCGACGAACACATACACGGCATGCTTGCTCATCCGCTCATATACGAACCCTTCCCGCCAGAAATCATCGAGAGAGGAATAACATTCTTTTTCGGTAGACAAACCGGAAGACAAACAGTAGAAAGCCGTTTGGCATCCGCGGGAATTAAAGCAACACCATGGCAAATAGACGAGATAGTAAGACGAGTAAGAACAATGCAAGAAAGCATGGACAAGGGCGGAGCGCAAATGACGTTTTACCAAATCAAAAAATTAATGCGAGAACTAAGAAAAGGGTTAACGGAAGAGGAATTCTGGAGAATCACAGAGCAAATCACGAAACAAAAACCTAAACTTCCAACACCCACTTGA